The stretch of DNA TTAGAATTTTTGTTAACGGTTTCAGGAACATTAGATGTTGGTTATTTAGATAATATTTATCTCCACAAAAACACCACTTTAGGTACAGAAGAAAATGAAGTAGCAAGTTATAAAACGTATCCCAATCCAACAGAAGATAGTTGGACGGTTAAAACTAAAAGCGAAAGCATCTCATCAATTAGAGTATTCGATATTTTAGGGAAAAGTGCACTATCATTAGCACCTAATGGAAGCGAAGCAATCATAGATGGGGCTAACTTAAGATCTGGGCTATATTTTGCCCGAATAAAAACTGCAAGTGGGATTAGCAGTTTAAAACTAGTTAAGAAGTAGTTAGAGAAGTATTAACTTAGTTTGCTTTAAAGCGTGTGATTTAATTATCACACGCTTTTATTATTTGTGGCTGGCAAGCCTACTTTAGTTATAAAATATTTCTTTACTTTGTGTAAACCTTAGCTTAGTTATGCTTGATGATATCTTAACCGCCATTCCCTTTGGAATAATACTGGCCTTTACAATTGGTCCCGTATTTTTTGTGCTTTTAGAAACAAGTGCTACAAAAGGTTTTAGAAGTGCTTTAATATTCGATTTGGGTGTTATATTTGCCGATATCATTTTTATTGTTATTGCTTTTTATAGTACCAATAATCTAAGAGGAAAAGTTAGTAACGACCCTAGTTTCTTAATTTTTGGAGGTGTCTTATTAATTGTTTATGGCATTATTTCCTTCATAAAAACATCAAAATCTTTTAGAGCTATTGTTAAAGAATATCACAAAGTTGAAATTCAAAAAGACTACGGCAAGCTTTTTATAAAAGGCTTCTTACTTAATTTTATAAATATTGGTGTTTTGATTGGTTGGTTAGGTTTTATGGTATTAGGAGATACATTAACGACATCAAAAAATGGTGATATTGTTTTTATAGTTACCATGATCGTATCTTATTTTGTTACAGATATCATTAAAATCCTAGTCGCCAAAAGATTAAAAGCAAAATTAACACCTCGACTTATTTTTAAAACCAAAAAAGTAATCGCTATGGTTATCCTAGGCTTTGGAATTTTATTATTTGTACAAGGTCTGTTTCCTGAAACTTACGAAAAAAATAAAGAGAAGTTAGAAAAAATAAGCCCTATAAAAGAAAAGCTTCCTGAATAATCTTTAAGCTTATTTTTGGAAGCGTCGAGCGGATTCGAAAAGCAAACCCAAAGGGAAAATTTTGCTTCTCTTTAATTAATTTTTTCTAAAAATTTATCATAAAAAAAACCTCCAAGAAATACTTGAAGGTTTGTTTGAGGCGTCGAGCGGATTCGAACCGCTGTAGAAGGTTTTGCAGACCTCTGCCTAGCCACTCGGCCACGACGCCAATTTGAAAAAATCCATCAAAAATATATTTTGATAAACCTTTTAAAATTGTCATTCCCGAGACATCGAGAATGAGGATACAAATGTAAAAAAAAATATAACTTTTCCTTACTTTAAATTACTTTAAATTATTTTTTACGCCTATCGGTCATTTTTATGGTAACCCTTTCAACGTCTCCACCAATAGGCGGGTTTAGTTTGCTTACCCAAACCGTTGCTTTTTTTACTAATTTATCTTCATTAAAGATTCTGTTGAGTATGCGCCTTGCCACCGTTTCCAACAAGTGAGACGGTATTTCCATCTCTTCTTTAATAATCCTGTTTAAAAACACATAATCAACCGTATTAGATAACTTATCTGTCTTTGCCGAATTTTGTAAATCAGCTTTAACCTCCAGATCAACACGATAATCACTACCTATTTTAGTCTCTTCTTCAAGACAACCATGATAGGCAAATATCCTAATATTTTCAACTTTTATAATTCCCATTATAAATAAATTTATGCGCAAAGGTATTTAAAAAAAAATGTACTTTTATCAAAATATTTGTAATGCTATTTGAAGATTACTTGCTATTATTTCTAGAGCTATTATCTGGCTTTTCTGCTATTATGATTGGGCTTTTGTTTTTAACAGTGAAATCAAAAAACCAAATTGCCAATATATTTTTAGTGCTCTTTATGTGGAGTTTAGCTTGGATCATTTTATACGGAATGTATATAGATTCTGAAGAGGACAGCAATATGACTTTTTATGAGAATATTATTTTTGATTCAGAATTATTAATTATTCCTTCTCTGTTTCTTTATATAATAATTACTATAAACAAATCTTTTAATGTCTGGTATTTATTATTGTTCTTACCAGGGATTTTATTTAATATCCTTCATATTGAAGAAGATAGTGTTCTAGAAATCATATCTATATTGTTGTTTCCTGTCATTAATTTACCTCTAATGATAATTGCCTATAGGTTTTTAAATAAGCATAAAAAGAAAGTAGCTAACTATTATTCTGAATTAGAATATAAAACTCTGTCTTGGATCAAGAGTATCATTATTACGGTTTTAATACTTCATTTCTTTTTACTTTTTGGAGAGATAGCAGAAATTTTAAATGAAAGATTAGGAGATTTATTCTTGTTTTTAGAAATTTTAACCACATTGTTTATTGTGTACTGGGTAGGCTATAATGGTTTTTTTCAAGCTCAGCTCTTTAGTGACATTCCGTCTATAAAAACTAATTATCAAGATTTAAATCAGGGAGCTACTGATACCCCAAAAAATAAGATTGATAATAATGAAGACTTTTTAGAAAAGTTTAAAGAAATAGAAACCGAAATACAAACGAATAAGTTATTTAATAATCCAAACCTTAATTTGAGAATGTTAGCAGCATCATTGGATATTAAGGAAAAAGAATTGTCAAAATTGATAAATCAGTATTCTGAAACTAATTTTTATCATTTTATTAATAGATTTAGGGTTAACGAATTCAAAAGCTTATTACAATCTCCAAAGGCAGAACAATTATCCATTTTAGGCCTGGCTCAAGAGGCGGGTTTTTCTTCAAAATCAACATTTTATACAGCTTTTAAAACGATAGAGGGCATGACACCAAAACAATACGAGTTGTCTCTTAATAAGTACGAATAGAAGCAGTCGGACAAAGTTTCATCAATTTTTATACATAACCAGCGTTCTTTTGCAAACAATTAAAATGAACGCAAATGAAACACCTATTTTTATCACTTTTCTTTTTTTCAACATCATATATTGTCTTTGCTCAAGATTCACAAATTAGTGGCACTATTGAAGACTCTGAAACAGGCGAGACACTTCTTGGAGCAACTATTTATTCTAAAGAATCAGAGAAAGGAACTGTAACCAATGAGTACGGTTTTTTTTCATTAACGATTCCAAAAGGCAAACAAACCTTAGTAGTTTCATATTTAGGATATCAAGATTTTATTCAGGAGATTAATCTCTCCAGCCCTCAAAAGCTTAAGATCCAATTGAAGGTGGATAATAGTCTGTTAGAAGAAGTTGTTATCACTACCACTACAAACACAAAAAGTCAAACAAGGAGTGTTATAGCGGGGTCTGTTAATCTTAAGCCTAAAGATATTAAACAAATACCTGCCTTATTGGGAGAGCCGGATATTACTAGATCTGTATTAACTCAGCCTGGTGTATCGTCAGTAGGAGAAGGAACATCTGGTTTTAATGTTCGCGGAGGAAATATAGACCAAAATTTGATTCTTTTAGATGAAGCACCGATATATAATTCTTCACATGTTTGGGGCTTTTTCTCCATATTTAATGCAGATGCTGTTAAAGATATGCAATTGTATAAGGGAGGTATTCCCGCACGATATGGGGGTAGAGCATCTTCAGTTTTAGATATACGCCAAAGAGAAGGAAGTAATAAACAATTTAAAGGTGAAGGTGGCCTAGGTTTGCTGTTTTCTAGATTAACGCTTGAGGGACCTATAAAAAAAGACAAACTTAGTTTTTTAGCCTCTGGACGTCGTTCTTACTTTGATTTATTTTTTCCTTTAATCAAGAGTATCAAAGGAAATAAAGTGTATTTCTATGATTTAAATGCAAAATTATCTTGGAATATAAACGAGAACAATAAGTTGTTTGCTTCTGGATATTTTGGAGCCGATGTCATGAAACTGAAGTTTACAGAAGAGAATGACGGAGATACACAAAACACAAATTCAAGTAACACAAATGAGACCATTGATTTTCAGTGGAAAAATGCAACAGCCACATTGAGGTGGAATCATATTTTTTCAAGTAAATTGTTTATGAATATTTCTGGAATTTATAGCCGGTACAATTATGCACTATCTTCTGAAAATAGTGGAGGAGGCCCAACTGGAACAACAGCTAGTAATTTTACTTGGAAATCTGCAGTAGAAAATTGGATTATTAAACCAGATTTTACGCTTTATCAAAATGCAGATACTAAAATAAGATTTGGAGTAAACAGTACACTTTATAGATTTACTCCGGCCAAGGTAACAGGAAATGAAGCAGGTATTAATACCATAAATTTTGGTACCGAAAAGGGTTTGGAAATAGCACCTTATGTTTCTTATGATAGAAAGTGGAAGGCGTTTTCTATGAATGCCGGATTACGATATTCTTGGTTTGGAAATATAGGGCCTTATAAAGTTTCTTTTTACGACCCAAGTTTACCACAAACCGTTAGTACCATTACGGGCTCTAAAACATATAAAAGTAATAAGGTTATAAAATCATATAAAGGCTTTGAACCTCGTCTGGCATTAAAGTATGATTTATCGGATAGAAAAGCTATAAAGCTAGGGTACAATAGAATGTTTCAGTATATACATTTAATATCCAATACAAACGCAGCCTTGCCTTTTGATATATGGAAACCGGCCGGTTTCCATATTAAACCATTGGAAGTGAATCAAATATCTGCTGGATATGCCTATGACACAGAAGATAGCCAGTATAATTTTTCAATTGACGGATACTATAAAAACTTTAAAAATCAAGTAGAGTACAAAAATGGAGCAGATCTGTTTTTAAATGAAAATTTAGAAACACAATTGTTAACCTCAAATGGATATTCCTATGGAGTTGAACTAGGAGCATATAAAACTAAAGGCAAGTTAACTGGGAATGCTAATTATACTTATTCTGTAACGAAAAGAAAAACAACAAGTTCATTTGCTTCAGAGAACCTTAATAATGGTAATTATTATCCATCAAATTACGACAGACCTCATATTTTTAATTTGACAACTAATTATAAACTGAATAAAAAATGGAGTGCAGGCGCGTTTTTCACTTACCAGACAGGTAGGCCTACTACATATGCTACGGGTAAGTTTGAAATAGACGGAAATCAATATTTTACATACTCTGATCGCAATGCGTATAGACTTAAGGATACCCATAGACTGGACTTATCATTTACATATACACCTGAAAGGAATAAAGGCAGGAAATGGCAGGGCAGTTGGGTTTTTGGTGTTTATAACGCCTATGCTAGAAAGAATGCATTCTCGGTATATTCTAGCCTAAGAAACAACCAATTAAAAACCTTTCAATATTCGGTAATCGGTGCACCAATTCCTTTTATTACCTATAACTTTAAATTTTAAGACCCATGAAATCATCACATATAAAAACACTATTATTTGCATTAATAACTATTTTGTATTCTTCGTGTACTAAAGAGATAAGTGTTGATGTTTCTCATGACATACAAACAGTTATTTTTGGAGAGCTGACTAATTTGAATCAGCCAGTATCAATTAGTATTCAACAGACCCTACCGTTAAATTCGACATCTAGTTTTCAAGCCGTAAATGATGCTACTATTTCTCTATTCACAAAAAACAGTAATGGAGCTGTAAGTTTAATAACTACTGATTTTTCAATTGACAAAGGCGTTTATACATCATTACAACCCATATCAACCACTATTGATAATACATATTGGATTGAGGTTGTTCTCAACGATGGTACACAATTTAAATCTAAGGAAGAATTTATGAAACCAGTAGTGTCTATAACTGAAATAGAAATAGATGAACAATTCAACGATATTTTAAATATTGAGTTCAGTGACCCTGTTGGTATTACAAATTTTTATAAAGTAAAAGTAGAACTGTTTAACCAAGGGCAGTTAGTGTCTTCAAATTTTTCGGAATCTAACGATGTCGTTTTTGATGGTAATGCAGATGCTTCTCTCGGTGTTGATCTATTTAGGGATCTTGATGATGATCAACCCTTACCATTATATGATGCCATTAAAGCTTCGTTAGGGAATATAAATTTCAGTTCATATCAATTTTTACTTAATCAGCGATCGCAAATAGAGGCTAATGAGGATTCTGGTGAAGATTCCGGTGGAGACCCAAGTCAGTTATTTTCCACACCTCCAGTGAGTCTTTTAGGAAATATCACAAACATATCTAATAATAAAACCACATTAGGAAACTTTACAGTGATTTCGTTAAGTGTTGATAATAAATAGATTATGTGTTATATAAGTCCGAATGCTTCTATTCGGACTTGTTTGATGAAATAAGAGTGTTATAAAGCACGCTATTTGATTGTAAATAAGCATAATAACATAAAAAACTTAAATAATGAGAAAAGTATTTTTAACTAGCATTATAGCTATAGGAATTATTTTGAGCGTATCTGCTCAAAGTGAAGAGGACACTAACGCTCAAAGGTATGAGGTAAAAGTGATTACAAGTGTAGAATCTATTGTTTCAAGTGGTTTGGGTAGGTCAAGAATCATATCTACAGAAGAGGAGCGCGATCATAAAAAATTCACATCATCTAGAACAGAAGATGATGATGAACGTAATAAGTCTTCAAGAAAAGAAATTCGTGTCAAAAATTTTGAAGAAACCAAACTTCTAAATTTTTTCAATATAGGAGGCATTCGTTTTCAGAATATAGCAGCCAACGATGCTGTAATATCTTCAAAGATTAATACAATGCTTAGTCAAGGTTGGGATCTGGCATTTGTCAATTCGGCTGTAGAGAGTGATGCAGGAGAAGGTGATAACAATGGTATTTTTATAACCAGGTACATCTTCAAAAGGTTGAAAAATAACTAATAAAGAACCTGTTAGACCTAATAAATCAGTTAAATAATTAGATATCATGAAATTACATAAATATATAGTAGTATTTTTTACTATGGTAGTCGTATTGCCTTCTTGCTCAAAAGATGACAATACCTCTACCATTTCTAGAAACCAAGGCATTTTTACTGTATTGGCTGGAGACACCACAATAGAAATGAATGGTGTTATTGGTAGTACATCGCTAAATGATTTTAATGCTGTATACGCAGCATTTCCTAATATAAAAAGAATAGAGATAAAACAATGTGATGGTTCAATGGATGACGAAACCAATCTTAAGTTGTCTGCCCGTGTACACCAGTTGGGCATCCATACTCATTTAAACACCAATGGTGGTATTGCCTCAGGAGGCGTAGATTTTTTCTTAGCTGGAATACAGAGAACCAGAGGCACCAATGTAACAGTTGGAGTGCATTCCTGGGCAACAGGGAACAATCAAACAGCTACCGATTTCCCAGTTGGTCACGCCAACCACTTACCCTATATAAATTATTATGTTTCTATAGGTTTTACACAAAAACAGGCTGAGGACTTTTATTATTTTACCATTAATGCAGCTCCAGCAAATAGTATACACAATATGACAGAAGCAGAATTAAGTACCTATAATATTTTTACTCAATAATAGCAAAAACGTAAAACAATAAAATCATGAAAAAGACACCTTTAATACTTATAGTAATTATAGTTTTAACTACATTGAGCACAGCTTCTTGTTCTAACGATGATAACTCTTTAACCAATGAAATAACAGCAATTGACCCAGGTAATGACCCTAATTTTACCATAGTTGCAAATAATGATCCTGGGTTAACCAATTTTAATCGTAAAGTTGTTGTTTTTGGTATCGATATCTATGCTGCCTCAAAAGTAGAAGACGCCAAATTATTGCATGCAGCAAACATTATGGCACAATATCTCGACAATAACGAGGATGGGACTATTGATAATCAATTAGTTGTTGATAAGATGATAGAAAATAAAGCTTTTCTTTTTATGTGGAAAACAGAGAGTGATCAACCTTCTAGCCCTCCGACTGGTAGAGAGGGACAAGATTTAGGAGCGGATGAAACCGTTCCTGCTTGGCACACTAATGGACATACAGGTCAATTCGATGCTTCATTAGAAGAAATATGGCACATCATTAACCTTGCTGGGCATGCAAAAGTTTATCCTACCGTATTTGGCTTAAAACACGGAACAGATCTTGCCAATGCCATGGATATAGCCAGAGGGGGTTATTTTGAAACGATACCTACCACTTACCCTACAACCGCATGGTACACATACGATGACACGACCTGTGGCTATGAAGACTGTATGACGATTGAATATTGGTATTGGTCTATGTCTTCAATATTAGGAGCTCAAGAAAATAGATTAGATGAAATACAACAAGAATGGAAACTAAATACCAAAACAAAAGTTGAAAACAATGATTCGGCAATTTATACGTTATTAACTAATCCGCAATATAAGTTTCCAACTGTTTTACCGGATGGTAGTTATAGACAATAATGTTTGAGTGTTACAGATCGTCAACTTTTTTAAATAGGTCAATTAGTGATCTGACACCTACAAAAATTTAATATTATGGACAGAAAAAAATTTCTAAAGAATGGTTTAATAGGTATGGGGTCTATTGTTGCAATACCAACAGTATTATCATCATGCAGTAATGATGATAACAATGACAACGACCCCGATGCATGTGCACCATCGCCTTCAGAAACCGCAGGACCGTTTCCAATTAAAACTCCAGCCGACTTAGTGAGGGAAAACATAGTTGGAAATAAAACAGGAGTACCTTTGTTAATTAATTTTACAATTCAAAATACCAATAGCAATTGTACTCCATTACAAAATGCCATTGTTGATATATGGCAATGTGATGCTAAGGGTAATTATTCCGAATATAGTGGACAATTAGATGGTAACTTTACTAGTGAACATTTTTTACGCGGAAGACAAACGACCGATACTAATGGAAAAGCATCTTTTATAAGTATTTACCCGGGTTGGTACCCAGGGCGCACACCACACCTCCATGTAGAAATTAAGAGCAATTCAGGGTCCTCATTGTTGATTACACAGGTTTCTTTTCCGGAAAATGTGTCTAATACAGTATATGCAACAACTGAATATAAAGGAATAGCCGATACTAATAATTTAAACGATGGTATTGTCGGAGCAGCAAATCTAGCAGATTCTGTAACAGGAGACACAACAAATGGATACACATTAACAAAGATTATTAAAGTGACGGGCTAGTGTGTTTACATTCCAACAAAGATGTTTTTAAAGACCTTTCAAATTCAATGTTCTGAAAGGTCTTTTTATATCTAAATCTCGCTTTATTTCTATAAATTTGCGTTTTAATTGATTACAATGTCTGAAGAAAGAAAATCACTCAATTTTATTGAGCAAATTATAGAAGAAGATTTATCTAATGGAATGCAGAAAGACGCATTGCGTTTTAGATTCCCTCCAGAACCAAACGGTTACTTACATATTGGTCATACAAAAGCTATTGGTATTAGTTTTGGTTTAGGCGAAAAATATAATGCGCCTGTTAACCTTCGTTTTGATGATACAAACCCGGCAAAAGAGGAGCAGGAATATGTAGATGCTATTAAAGAGGATATTGCTTGGTTAGGTTATAAATGGGATAAAGAATTATTTTCTTCAGATTACTTTCAACAACTTTACGATTGGGCTATTGTTTTTATAAAAGAAGGAAAAGCTTATATAGATTCCCAATCTAGTGAAGCCATGGCAGAACAAAAGGGAACCCCTACACAACCGGGAGTTGATAGCCCTTTTAGAAATAGAAGTGTTGCTGAAAATTTAGATTTATTTGAACGCATGAAAAATGGCGAGTTCGAAGAAGGTTCACACATACTTCGTGCTAAAATAGATATGCAGCATCCTAACATGCTCATGCGAGATCCGATCATGTATCGTATTTTAAAAAAAC from Flavivirga spongiicola encodes:
- a CDS encoding LysE family translocator, which produces MLDDILTAIPFGIILAFTIGPVFFVLLETSATKGFRSALIFDLGVIFADIIFIVIAFYSTNNLRGKVSNDPSFLIFGGVLLIVYGIISFIKTSKSFRAIVKEYHKVEIQKDYGKLFIKGFLLNFINIGVLIGWLGFMVLGDTLTTSKNGDIVFIVTMIVSYFVTDIIKILVAKRLKAKLTPRLIFKTKKVIAMVILGFGILLFVQGLFPETYEKNKEKLEKISPIKEKLPE
- the folB gene encoding dihydroneopterin aldolase, with protein sequence MGIIKVENIRIFAYHGCLEEETKIGSDYRVDLEVKADLQNSAKTDKLSNTVDYVFLNRIIKEEMEIPSHLLETVARRILNRIFNEDKLVKKATVWVSKLNPPIGGDVERVTIKMTDRRKK
- a CDS encoding AraC family transcriptional regulator codes for the protein MLFEDYLLLFLELLSGFSAIMIGLLFLTVKSKNQIANIFLVLFMWSLAWIILYGMYIDSEEDSNMTFYENIIFDSELLIIPSLFLYIIITINKSFNVWYLLLFLPGILFNILHIEEDSVLEIISILLFPVINLPLMIIAYRFLNKHKKKVANYYSELEYKTLSWIKSIIITVLILHFFLLFGEIAEILNERLGDLFLFLEILTTLFIVYWVGYNGFFQAQLFSDIPSIKTNYQDLNQGATDTPKNKIDNNEDFLEKFKEIETEIQTNKLFNNPNLNLRMLAASLDIKEKELSKLINQYSETNFYHFINRFRVNEFKSLLQSPKAEQLSILGLAQEAGFSSKSTFYTAFKTIEGMTPKQYELSLNKYE
- a CDS encoding TonB-dependent receptor encodes the protein MKHLFLSLFFFSTSYIVFAQDSQISGTIEDSETGETLLGATIYSKESEKGTVTNEYGFFSLTIPKGKQTLVVSYLGYQDFIQEINLSSPQKLKIQLKVDNSLLEEVVITTTTNTKSQTRSVIAGSVNLKPKDIKQIPALLGEPDITRSVLTQPGVSSVGEGTSGFNVRGGNIDQNLILLDEAPIYNSSHVWGFFSIFNADAVKDMQLYKGGIPARYGGRASSVLDIRQREGSNKQFKGEGGLGLLFSRLTLEGPIKKDKLSFLASGRRSYFDLFFPLIKSIKGNKVYFYDLNAKLSWNINENNKLFASGYFGADVMKLKFTEENDGDTQNTNSSNTNETIDFQWKNATATLRWNHIFSSKLFMNISGIYSRYNYALSSENSGGGPTGTTASNFTWKSAVENWIIKPDFTLYQNADTKIRFGVNSTLYRFTPAKVTGNEAGINTINFGTEKGLEIAPYVSYDRKWKAFSMNAGLRYSWFGNIGPYKVSFYDPSLPQTVSTITGSKTYKSNKVIKSYKGFEPRLALKYDLSDRKAIKLGYNRMFQYIHLISNTNAALPFDIWKPAGFHIKPLEVNQISAGYAYDTEDSQYNFSIDGYYKNFKNQVEYKNGADLFLNENLETQLLTSNGYSYGVELGAYKTKGKLTGNANYTYSVTKRKTTSSFASENLNNGNYYPSNYDRPHIFNLTTNYKLNKKWSAGAFFTYQTGRPTTYATGKFEIDGNQYFTYSDRNAYRLKDTHRLDLSFTYTPERNKGRKWQGSWVFGVYNAYARKNAFSVYSSLRNNQLKTFQYSVIGAPIPFITYNFKF
- a CDS encoding DUF4249 domain-containing protein, with product MKSSHIKTLLFALITILYSSCTKEISVDVSHDIQTVIFGELTNLNQPVSISIQQTLPLNSTSSFQAVNDATISLFTKNSNGAVSLITTDFSIDKGVYTSLQPISTTIDNTYWIEVVLNDGTQFKSKEEFMKPVVSITEIEIDEQFNDILNIEFSDPVGITNFYKVKVELFNQGQLVSSNFSESNDVVFDGNADASLGVDLFRDLDDDQPLPLYDAIKASLGNINFSSYQFLLNQRSQIEANEDSGEDSGGDPSQLFSTPPVSLLGNITNISNNKTTLGNFTVISLSVDNK
- a CDS encoding dioxygenase family protein; amino-acid sequence: MDRKKFLKNGLIGMGSIVAIPTVLSSCSNDDNNDNDPDACAPSPSETAGPFPIKTPADLVRENIVGNKTGVPLLINFTIQNTNSNCTPLQNAIVDIWQCDAKGNYSEYSGQLDGNFTSEHFLRGRQTTDTNGKASFISIYPGWYPGRTPHLHVEIKSNSGSSLLITQVSFPENVSNTVYATTEYKGIADTNNLNDGIVGAANLADSVTGDTTNGYTLTKIIKVTG